From the Mercenaria mercenaria strain notata unplaced genomic scaffold, MADL_Memer_1 contig_930, whole genome shotgun sequence genome, the window gatcctaggcccaagctttcttgagttatcatccggaaaccgtttaactgttccaggtcactgtgaccttgacctttgacctaatgaactcaaaaccaataggggtcatctgctggtcatgaccaaactccctatcaactttcatgatcctaggcccaagtgttcttgagttatcatctggaaaccatttagttgttcagggtcactgtgatcttgacctttgacctactgacctcaaaatcaaaaggggtcatctgctggtcatgaccaacctccctatcaactttcatgatcctaggcccaagggttcttgagttatcatctggaaaccaactggtctacagaccgacatctgcaaaacaatacccatccttcttcaaaggggggcataaaaaagggtAAAGACAGGATTGCCAAATGCACTGAACACATCAACAAAGATGCAAgcaacacattttaaaaatataatgaacagGTGAAACAGGCAAGGAACAATACAATGCACATTAGTATTACTGCATTATAATATGGATGAAAAAAACCCATAGAAAACAACAGATAAaacatataacaagagggccaagatggcccgcggtcgctcaccagagtaagaCACCATCTCAGcgtaaacatatttgacctagtgacccagtttttgacaccacatgacccagtttcaaactcattcgagttttcaaggagataaacattctgacttagtttcatgaagattggaacaaaaatgtgacctctatagtgtaaacaagatttttcttcgatttggcctagtgacttagttttttacccaaccagACCCAATTTTTTACCGAtccgagatttcatggagacaaatattctgaccaattttcattaagactggaccaaaaatgtggcccccgagtgtaaacaagcattttatttgatttgacctagtgacctagtttttgaatcacatgacccagattaaaacccGTCCATGATTGCATGAAAACAagtattctgacaaagttttgtgaagattggagcaaaaaagtcgcctctagagtgttaacaagcttttcctttgattttaccaagtgacctagtttttgaccctacttgacccagattcgaattcaTACAAAACTTTATGATaccaaacattccgaccaagttttatgaagattgaataaaaaatgtggcccctagagtgtaaacaagctttttctttgatttgacctggtgacctagtttttgaccccacgtgacccagataaaaactcatccgagatttcacagagacaaacattctgatcaagtttcacgCACATCAAATAAAAagtgcagcccctattgcatacacaagatttttctttgatttgaccagtgaacctagtttttgatcccagatgacccatattcaaattcgacctagatttcatcaaaacaaacattctgaccaatatccatgagtttcaaacttaaaatgtgttttctaaagtgttaacaagattttcctttgatctggcctagtgacctagtttttaaccccacatgacccagatacgaacttggtctaaagatcatcatgataggatcataaatgtggcctcttgagtgataacaagcttttcctttgatttgaccggtggacctagtttttgaccccacatgacccagattcaaaactgaccttgaggtcatcaagacaaacattctgaccatttctcatgagtttcaaacttaaaatgtggtctctagagtgttaacaagattttcatttgatctggcccagtgacctagtttttgaccccacatgacccagattcaaacttggcctaaagatcagaaagatagacattctgaccaagtttcatgaagatagggtcaaaatgtggcctctagagtgttaacaagcttttcctttgatttgaccgggtgaccatgtttttgaccccacatgaaccagattcaaacttgatctagaggtcagcaagacaaacattctgaccagttctcATGAGTTCAACCTAAAATGAagactctacagtgttaacaagattttcctttgatctggcctagtgccctagtttttggccccacacaACCCAGCTAACCTAGagaaatcaagacaaacattctgaccaagtttcataaaggttgggtcacaactgtggcctctagagtgttaacaaggcaaatgttgacagacgacggacaatgaccggtccCAATAACTCAGCTTGAGCACTTCGTACTCTGGTAAGCGAAAAAACATGTACAGAATGCAGGTTAAAAATTGGGACAATCTAAAATCTAAAGGGTAAAAAAATCCCAAATTTTTTGTTATGCAACCTGAACaagaatgaatttaaaaatattcctttttagctcatctgatttttggaaaaaaaaatatgatgagttattgtcatcacttgattggcgccggcgttggcattgcctggttaagttttatgtttaggtcagcttttctcctaaactatcaaagctattgctttaaaacttgcaacacttgttcacctcaatagctgactctgtacagcaagaaacataactccatcctgctttttgcaagaattatggccccttttggacttagaaaatatcagttttcttggttaagttttgcgtttaggtcaacttttctccttaacagtcaaagctattgctttaaaacttgtagcaGTTATTTGctattaaaagctgactctgcacagcaagtaccgcaACTCTACATTTCtttctgcaagaattatggcccattttggacttagaaaatcaaatttcttggttaagttttgtgtttaggtcagcttttctcctaaactatcaaagctattgctttaaaacttgcaacacttgttcatcatcaaaagCTCACTCTGTACAGCAAAAAgcttaactccatcctgcattttgcaagaattatggcccctttttagagcgtctgcacccgcaaagcggtgctcttgtttacttaAATTATTGTTTGCTACTTGTGCAAATAGGTAAAAATGTAATGTCTTTAATTTCTTAATATAAATCAATTTGCAAATAAAtaacattgtatatattttttacttaCTTATTCATTTTCTTACAACATGTCTACACAAATAAAACCCCTTGATAGCTTATAATTATGCTcatgtattttgataaaaaaagtactTACTTGATAATAAAACTGAGATCTTACTAATTATGTCATAAAGCTTCACATTATTTTTTGACTACATGTAAACACTGGCATAACCAGGATTGTATAAAAGGTGATTAGCAATACAAAACAAGACAAACAgcatgacaaagtttcatgaagatctgataGAAAATGTGTTCTTGAATGTTACCGaggttttttctatgatttgacacaCTGACCTAGTtcttttaatcccagatgacacAATTTCAATCTTGATCAAGATATTGTAGAAACAAACGTTCTGGCCAGGTTACAGACCAGgaagaaaatatggcctcttaagTGAAAACAATGTACTTTAATTTCAACTGGATGTTAACTGTAGGAAGAGTTGTGATGTTTTGATGTCCCTGTATGTGTAATACATCAAAGTAAAAAAACGGCCATAACCCCCAAAATAATAATCAGCaagtccacttcatgttgatatCATAcaccaagtttaatttcaatgaaacggAAATTGTAGGAGTTGAGTACATAAGAGAGGGCCCTGTATCACCTACCTGACCTACCTAGTTCTTATCCTATGATAATCTAATATCTAATTTGGGCTAGACTTcatagacaaacattttgaccatgtttcatgtaaatcaggttgatcattaaccaagtttttTCAATGAATTGAACTAGGGAGataattagtttatactaatttattttagcttgactgtaaTCTTTAAGCCTACTTGAACTAGTCTCAAATCTGCTTCTTCAAAAatcagtactagtgtcatatgagaagacaTGGTCTTGACCACAGCAGGCCTCGAACCTATGACCCACAGAGCAGCCAACACTTTAGCCACTATACCACTGCTCCCGTTTGGTGAGATGGTTTTTGACCTAATGTaccccactttcgaacttaaactGGATTTCATACAGAAAAACGTTTgtacaaagatttatgatgatcaagtaaaAAAGAGGCCTCGatagtgttaacaaagtttttctctgacttgacctaatgacctagtattTTCTCAAGATAAACGGGCTGATCTGTTATGAATGTCAACTTCCTGACTAACTGGTCTTCAGACATCAGGCATTTAGACAGACAATGTAGTGGATCTGTGATCAGTGTTAACCCTCTGTCTACAATAGGCCTTCCGACTAACATGCTTTCACATAAGCAGGTCTTCCTACTATTTGGCCCTAGGACTAAAGTGTGTTCTTTACAGTTCAGTTTATAAGCATATTCACTAACCAACCTCAATTTTCCACAGTAACTCTTCCAGCAACACCATTAAATATACCAGCAAAGCCAGGACATGTTCCAGCAAAGCCAGTAAATGTTCCAGCAAAGCCAGCACATGTTCCAGCAAAATCAGTAAATGTTCAAGTAAAGCCAGTAAATGTTCCAGCAAAGTCAGTAAATATACCAGCAAAGCCAGTACATGTTCCAGCAAAGCCAGTAAATATACCAGCAAAGCCAGCACATGTTCCAGCAAAGCCAGTAAATGTTCCAGCAAAGTCAGTAAATATACCAGCAAAGCCAGTACATGTTCCAGCAAAGCCAGTAAATGTTCCAGCAAAGTCAGTAAATATACCAGCAAAGCCAGCACATGTTCCAGCAATGCCAGCACATGTTCCAGCAAAGTCAGTAAATGTTCCAGCAAAGTCAGTAAATATACCAGCAAGGCCAGCACATGTTACAGCAAAGTCAGTAAATATACCAGCTAAGTCAGTACATGTTCCAGCAAAGTCAGTAAATATACCAGCAAAGTCAGTAAATATACCAGCAAGGCCAGCACATGTTCCAGCAAAGTCAGTAAATATACCAGCAAAGTCAGTACATGTTCCAGCAAAGCCAGTAAATGTTCCAGCAATGTCAGTAAATATACCAGCAAAGCCGGCACATGTTCCAGCAAAGCCAGTAAATGTTCCAGCAAAGTCAGTAAATATACCAGCAAAGCCAGCACGTTCCAGCAAAGCCAGTAAATGTTCCAACAAAGTcagtaaataattttgaaaagtctGATGTAAAGTGAAACACCAGCATATCAGCAGACAAATAAAGCCCCAGCAAAACCATCACAAAACTGAAGCTCAATACTTAATAAACACAGGCAATTCAATAAtagcaaaaataacaaaaagcaaATGAATTATCTGAAGTCTCTAAATCATATTGCAAAAACTCACTCAAATAAAGGAAAGACATAATTGTTCTATAGGTAGATAAACAGATACTTTTTGTAATCTCTAGTAGTATGAATGAGTCTTTACAATAAGTGATTTAATCCAAGGTTATGCAAggtttaacaaattttaaacaatttcttacCTTTAAGTGTAAAAACTAAACCAACTCTGCAATTTAACAATTAAACCTTTTGTACTAAAACTTCAAGTTACTTACAAAATAAAAACTCTATAAAAATTGTCATGCTGGGCCTCAAAACTGTACACTGTATTCACTATCATTGGTCAGTTTGTCCACATCTATTATGAGAAAAGTGGGGTACAACAAAGATGTCTTAAAAGTATTTCACCATTGGTCCAAAAATCTCCATCGAACAATGAAGCAACAAATGAAATGGCTGTTATGGTCCATTACAGGACCAGcaaatatgaacaaaataagCCAAAGGAGATGAATGGAGTATGAAATTTATCCCTAATGGATTTctgatgattatgatgattatATAGTAAACAAAAGAATCATCTTATCTTCAGTATTTACAGCGACAACTATTTTGCAAGTATAACAACAGTATGATGCAATGTCAATGATATTGCAACAGTTCTTTCTacaatatcaataatattttgcagTTGTCAAAATAAGCCCGATAACagcattttgataaatatatgtcACACCAACAAACCActgtttataaaatgtaattttattacaaacaaatttcaaaataaatttcatatcttCAACTGCGGTACATCTCAAGAAAGGTAACTGTACAAGTGAGAACTGTAAGATGATGTCATATTCTTTATGTGACTATACTATCTctagtaaaacaagagctgtctgttgacagcgcgctcgactattcgaaattgatggaagtatggcgtcaaaatattaccagagattttcagacaaaagaagaaaaaaagataagacaaacaatgtaccagTCCTGTATTTGctgatttggataagtcttgcactatatggcattgtgtgaccatgatggtaagaaagtgttaaaactttcaaagctatgtatcaaacagtttagacaaaagaTAGCATGGTATgccaaacttaactaatttctatatcaaaaaagggccatagctgatctaaagtccttgtcctagttatgtagtcatGCCTACATATGCAGACTATGTTGGTAAACACGTGGTCAAAATTttaaagccatatgacaaacaccaaaatatggactggtatgaaaaatttaactaatttccatgcccaaaaagggccataatacagccaaaatcattgacagagttatgtactcttgcctacagatggagatcatgtcgataaacaagtgttcaaagtttctaAGACACATCAGCCATTCTCCCAAAATTGACTCATTTGCTGCATGCGAATAGTCGAAATTTGAAGTTCATGGTAACGTAATGGTTTATATGGTTTTTCAAACTTTGAACCCTCTGCAGTTTATCGGAAAAGAATTACTCACAAAAAGTCTCTTGTCTGTGAGATACGACAATTTAAAAAGGTGCCCTATAAATCTACGTTACGGAGCTTAGGTTAGCACATAGCTTTATTTTATTGCGGTTACATGATTTATATTAGCTGTCAAACATGCTTTTGCAGTAAATTTGTTCAAAGGAAGTGATGCTGACTGCGACGAGATGAAAAAATTATACTTcagaaagattatttttcttgtgaCATGCACAAGAAACTAAGCAGCATTTTGGCCAACTGTTTCATACGAGGACGTGATATATCGTTAGTGTTTACGCAAAGGCTACActcacaagaaaataaaacattaaagatTTTAGGACTCAATAAGTTAGTTTTTCTTTTCATCGATCTAGCCGAAGTACAGATACCACGATGTCCTCCAGAAGATAGTGCCTTATTTTGTTACGGAAAATAGGTTCTTTGAGTTGTAttacatagaaatgcaaaaatttgctacttacgtcaaattattttgataaaaactcattctacatacaaataaatatattaaaggaTAAAAATCAACGGTGAAATTTACACATCTTTGTAAACTTTTATTTAACTGATAAGAAATGCGAAAATCAGCAAAATCTTGAAATTGTCTCAAAATGTCAGCAACTTTGACAGATtcttcaaaacaaaagaaatgcaaCTTGTTTAAATTTAACACATAAGACAACAGTCTGAAGTTAAGCAGTGTCAGTAGGTTTTAAGAAAATCAACTATCTCATACAACTAAATAACTGTCATAGAAACTTTCCGAAAATTTGTTACGGAACATATaaaaagtaacttttttaaagccatacaaaaaagtcagaaatacaaaatatttttagaactaTAACAGAATTTTGCAACAGGCCGACTTTGTGTAATAACAGA encodes:
- the LOC128554999 gene encoding splicing factor 3A subunit 2-like yields the protein MVLTTAGLEPMTHRAANTLATIPLLPFVTLPATPLNIPAKPGHVPAKPVNVPAKPAHVPAKSVNVQVKPVNVPAKSVNIPAKPVHVPAKPVNIPAKPAHVPAKPVNVPAKSVNIPAKPVHVPAKPVNVPAKSVNIPAKPAHVPAMPAHVPAKSVNVPAKSVNIPARPAHVTAKSVNIPAKSVHVPAKSVNIPAKSVNIPARPAHVPAKSVNIPAKSVHVPAKPVNVPAMSVNIPAKPAHVPAKPVNVPAKSVNIPAKPARSSKASKCSNKVSK